The genomic interval CTATTGTCGGTAATGACGTACTCTTCTGAATAGGCGCCATGGTTTATCCCATATGCTACAATCTTAATCTTTCCGGGGGAATCTAGACTTTTGTCACACGATCTGTACGGCTTATTTGTTCCAATGTTCACTAGTTCTTGTTTAAAGCCTAACCCATTCATGGGTTTTTCGTAGAGAGAGTATATGGAAAAATGCTTGTAGTTCGATGGGCGTTTCGTAACAATCTTTACTGGAACATAAGCATATTCCATCGCATGCGTTTGCCGAGCACTAATTGCAGTACTTAGTTGCAGTCGGTTCACACTGAAGTCATTTATGAACGGTTTTCGATGACATACATTGTTTTCCTTGTAAGAGATCAGACGTTTTTTGCGACCCGGGGCCGCTTGTTCGAGACCAGGTAAGGTATCTATGTCAACGTTCGCTGTTCGCATTTCTGCAATGCTTCTCGACACACAGCGATTGGTTGTCGGGTTACAACGAAGATATTGTGAACCACCGCAGAGTGGACACGTGGGAACCTGCTCATACTGCACAAGTTGAAAGAATGCATCTGAGTAACCTGTTATCTGAATGTAGTCTAGGTTCAACTGACCATCTGGGAAGAAACCCGTTATATTGGTTGGACTTTGTGCTGGATTGTAACGGGGGTCATTCGGAACCCATGGATAGTCCGTTTCTGTCGGGATACCCGCTGCCCGCTGATTGTATCGAAATCGCTCCCAAATCTGATCGACAAACGAGTGGTGGCTGAAGAAAATGGGATCTCTAGCAGCCGCGTTGAGATCGTTCATAGTCCCGCCGACAAAGATATGGGGACCACCATGTTGCTCTTCGAAGTTGCTGTCGGCTTCTGCAGTTGGAAACAGGAGTTCACTGTTACGACGCCGACGTAGAATTGCGTCAATACCCTCATAAGTGTAAAGTTGGCCGCCACCGACATTTCGATTAAACACAGTTGCCGGATTTATTTGTTGCCAGCCTCTAAATGGCCCACTTGTTGGCAGCCCAACGCCGGGTCCGAAGAAAGCGCCGCTGAATATGACAGACTCAGTGGGGTCTTCCATCTCGTTATCCAACACCGACGCCCAGAAGGGAACAGTTACCTCAGGGTCGTGAAGTCGTAGGAATGATTCTAATCTGTAATAAAGATCAGATCCAAATCCAATATTAAGTTCGACTATTGATCGAATTGGCCGAGTTATGCTACTCATTCGAATGTCGTCGTCGCAGTCAGACTCTACGTCACATGTGCAACATAAGTATAGCACTCTTTCTACTGTATGCTTATATCACTCTTGCTACTAcaggtatttattaaaatatgcacacaTATATTCGAGTAACCATGTGTGgtcatttacatgtaccatgtttcAATACTCAGAGCTTCTATTAAGCATAAGTTTTTGACTTTTTGTACTTATCACATTTCaggttaaagtttgcgtacaacaACTGCATATTTCTGAATTTACCGTTTGCACGTTGGAATAAAACTTAACACGTGGTTTTAAGAAAATTCACCGACTAAGAATATTAACTTTAACCAGCCTGATTATGTCCCTTTCATTCAAAAAGTACATAACTATAGAAAAATAACAGCTATTTACTTTAAATCCACACGTGACTTCATAATCATAATACGATGTGGATTAACAAGACCCATAACTCGAACTTATCTATAGACTTATGCACTTGTAAACTTAATTCATGATAATATTTGAGTGCTATAATCCTTTTTTACAAtcacatacatttgaaataaacttaaaatattgttaaggCAGTTTTAAAACAGCCACCTTTAAATTTTACCTTTTCGAAGGATCACATCCCCTTATTCAATGAGAATTCTAAGGTTAAGGTTTCCGATTACGTTGAAATTCAGGAAATATTTTGCAATCAAAACGTACACATCTCTGTCAATATTGCAGGTACTCAACTGAAACCTTACAAATGATTATGGGCTATCATGCAAAGTTATTTCTTTACAAAAGCTAATAACGCTAACCTTAAATTTAGTTTTATCATGCCCATTTTAACAACAAGAAAATGTCGGTGACATTTAGGTGCAACGATTCACATCTCTAGCTGACACTCTGTTTAGGGCTCATTGGACCAAGAGCATAGTCAATTTGAAATTACATAAAAAGTTTGCGTTTAAAATCTCAGGATGGAGATATTTAGCTAACATTTCAGGTAAAGGAAGGTTACATTGTTATCTGGCGAGGGATTCCTCTTTAGGTCATTGGGTCAAATTACTTAACTTCACATTTATGAACCTTGTTGTAATTTGTGAAGTCAGCTTATACGTAGCGTATATGTAGACAGAGGTTCACATAGGTTAACAatcgggctggacagaatgttaacacacCGTTAGGAACTTTATTGTTTCAGATATGTAAAGTTGtagaaatacatttgcaaaattctTAAGTGCATAAACGACAGTTCTTCCTGCAATTTGTGTCAATATCCtaagattaaa from Dreissena polymorpha isolate Duluth1 chromosome 1, UMN_Dpol_1.0, whole genome shotgun sequence carries:
- the LOC127866469 gene encoding uncharacterized protein LOC127866469, whose translation is MAKISRTLLSAWLLTLHVQLCTGRVEPLPSLPYDLQYYLDTCHGTGDLNDKPAELAFWGAMQMYVSKFCEENPSMTTSEKAFLQKTVTTSFAPISASGRGKRQATRPRLRKEIRTMTITERARYFNALTRLKRDTRLRPNIYDVLAGFHTGANMQRAHFGPAFTGWHRLYLWILESFLRLHDPEVTVPFWASVLDNEMEDPTESVIFSGAFFGPGVGLPTSGPFRGWQQINPATVFNRNVGGGQLYTYEGIDAILRRRRNSELLFPTAEADSNFEEQHGGPHIFVGGTMNDLNAAARDPIFFSHHSFVDQIWERFRYNQRAAGIPTETDYPWVPNDPRYNPAQSPTNITGFFPDGQLNLDYIQITGYSDAFFQLVQYEQVPTCPLCGGSQYLRCNPTTNRCVSRSIAEMRTANVDIDTLPGLEQAAPGRKKRLISYKENNVCHRKPFINDFSVNRLQLSTAISARQTHAMEYAYVPVKIVTKRPSNYKHFSIYSLYEKPMNGLGFKQELVNIGTNKPYRSCDKSLDSPGKIKIVAYGINHGAYSEEYVITDNRLAISESSGVIAVKMPTGLNPSEVMVAAFDSCGRVCRPYCKSDANMAHNSYFTGGVRISVTSPLIYGTSYGEALLNVWDIQTENMCPTMDYNKIPLTFFCEYTDNWIWGGSSRTGSGSGSTIGGKISVRALRTGRGRAGRIGVSNPRSPIRPSPLDFHNPFQIHG